TCGTAATACATCATTTGGTACTTCTACTACTTTATACATACAGACACCTCACATGAATACAAATGGATTCAAGTCAATCGCGACTTGTGTTTTTGATTTTTGACGACGGGATAAGATATCACGGAGATGTGTCCGGACATCCTCCTGTCCTTTATGTTTAATTAAGACCTGTTGCCGGTACATATTTTTCAGTCGAGCGAGCGGTGCATCAAACGGTCCATTGACGACTAAATCCTCAGATTCAAAGGCACGAAGCTCGGTAGCGATTTGCTGTGCCTCTGCTTGTGCTTCGAGTGGATGCGCCGCTGATACTGTAATCAGACCAAGGAACCAAAATGGTGGATGCCCACCGAGCTTTCGTAACTGCATCTCTCGTTTATAGAACGTTTCAAAATCATGCTGTTTAGCAGTCTGAATAACGTAATGTTCCGGATTGTACGTCTGGATGATTGATTGACCGGCGAGTTGCCCCCGTCCGGCACGACCGGACACTTGAGTGATCAACTGGAACGTGCGTTCACTTGCCCGAAAATCCGGAATACCAAGCGTCGCATCAGCAGCAATCACTCCAACGAGCGTGACATTCGGAAAGTCGAGACCTTTTGCGATCATCTGGGTTCCAAGCAGAATGTTTCCTTCTTTGCGTTCAAAGGCATCGAGTAACTTCTCATGCGCCCCTTTACGCGACGTCGTATCCTGGTCCATCCGGATGATCCGTGCTTCCGGAATCAAATGTGCCAACTCTTCCTCGATCTTTTGCGTACCGGTTCCGAACTGACGAATTTTCGTCGATTCACAGGACGGACACGTTTTCGGCATTGCGGCTTCAAACCCACAATAGTGGCACTTCAGTCGATCTTCATGCTGATGGTACGTTAAATTGACCGCACAATGCGGACATTGCAACGTCTCTCCACAATCCCGACATAAGACGAACGTCGTATACCCGCGACGGTTCAGAAGTAAAACCGTCTGTTCGCCGCGTTCGATTCGTTCTTTGATGCCTTCCACTAATGCGAGACTGAACGGGGTACGATTGCCCCGTTCGAGTTCCTTGCGCATATCAACGATGTCAACAGGCGGTAATTCCCCACCGAAGCGTTCACGAAGCGGTAAATAGCGATAGACCCCTTTTTGTGCCCGTGCATACGTCTCAAGTAATGGCGTCGCACTACCCAGTACAACCGGACAACGATGATAGGCTGCTCGCCACTTCGCAACATCCCGAGTATGATAGCGTGGATTTTCTTCTTGTTTATAGGTCGTTTCATGTTCTTCATCGAGAATGATGATTCCGATGTTCGTTAGCGGTGCAAAGACAGCGGAGCGTGCTCCAACGACGACATCGACTTCGCCTTGGGCAATCTTACGCCATTCATCATACTTTTCTCCGAGAGATAATCCACTATGCAGGACGGCAACACGTTCGCCAAAACGGCGTTTGAACCGTTTGACCATCATCGGCGTCAGACTGATCTCAGGGACGAGCAGGATTGCTTGTCTACCGCGCTCGAGTTGTGCATGAATCGACTCAAGATACACTTCTGTTTTCCCGCTTCCTGTCACACCATGTAACAAGAATGTCCCGGTCTCTGCTTCAGCCGTAATCGCCGAGACAGCTTCCTGTTGTTTTTCTGTTAAAGAAGACGGAACAAAAATATCTTGGACGAGATGTTCATACGGATTCCGTCGCACATCGATCGTCTCGACTTGAATGATGTGTTTTTTCTCGAGTGCATTCAATGTTGCACTCGTTGCTCCCGTTGCCTGCTTCACTTCACTCCATAGAGCGTTCGGGAATTCTTGGATATAGGTATAGAGCGCCGCTTGTTGGCTCGCTTGTTTCGTAAAGGTTGCCTGTTCCTCAAGAAGACGGATTCGTTTATCCGTTTTAGATGTCTTTTTTTCGCGAATGACTGGCTGAAGTGTCACTTCAGCTTGCTTCGCTGCCGTCAAGACGATTTGCTGCACTTCCGTTGGCAATTGACTCATTTTCTTACCGTGATAGATCCGCAGGGGACCTGATTCTACTATGACCAGTTTATCATAACTCACCTTTAAGGCAGCAGGCAGCATCGCAAGTAGCGCCGTCGCTTGAAAACACAATGTCGTTTCCGATAGATAAGCCGATAATTCGAGCAATTCCTCCGTATAGGTTGGCGTTTCATCGAGAACACGGACGATTTCTTTAACGTTCGTCAAATCAGACGTTGCTTTCGTTCCGACGACGATTCCAAGCAGCGCGCGTGGACCGAATGGCACTTCGACCCGCATCCCGGGAACGATCAACTCTTGCCAGAGTTCCGGAACAGCGTAATCAAACGGACGATCGACCGTTGCTGCCGCGACGTCAACAATGACTTCGGCAATCATGCCAACGCCTCCGCGAATTGACGCATGAGTGCTTTTGCAAGCGTCGATTTTAACTGCTGATTATACCGTATGACGGAATCGTTCTTTCCAAAGACGACGACTTCATTTTCATCACTGACGAACCCGATATCGGATCGTGACACATCATTTGCGACGATGAAATCGGCTTTCTTTCGGACGAGCTTTTGTTTCGCGAACGTCTCGACATCGGTCGTCTCAGCCGCAAATCCGACTAATAGCTGATGTTGTTTCTGCTCACCGAGCGTCTTCAGAATATCGGTCGTCTCCTCGAGTTCAATTCGAAGTGGTCCGTGGATTTTCTTCTGCTTCTGATCGTACTGGACAGATGGTCGATAATCAGCAACAGCAGCGGACATGATGACGATGTCTTGCAACTCATAGTCACGTAACATGGCCTCGAGCATCTCTTCTCCCGACTCAACGGCAATCGTTGCGACGCCTGTTGGTAACCCAATCCGAAGTGGACCATGAACGAGCGTGACATCTGCTCCTGCATCTCGTGCAGCTTCCGCTAACGCGATCCCTGTTTTCCCTGAAGAATCATTCGTCAAGTAACGGACCGGATCAATCCGTTCTACTGTCGGTCCTGCACTAATTAAGACTTTTCGTCCAGCTAGATACTTTTCTTCAAAGAAGGTCGATAATGTGGCGACTAAATCTTCAGGCTCAGGCAGACGTCCTTTTCCGACCCAACCACATGCGAGATTTCCGACTCCCGGTGCAATCACCTGGACACCGTCCTGCTTCAATTGTTCGATGTTTCGAACTGTCGCCGGGTGTTCGAGCATATTGACATTCATCGCTGGTGCGACGATGACGGGACACGTCGCTGCAAGGATCGTCGTCGTAATGAAATCATCCGCGATTCCGTGTGCGAGTTTTGCGATCAAGTTTGCTGTCGCTGGTGCGACGACGATTAAATCCGCTTCGTCCGCTAAATCGATGTGGGCGATTTTCGAAGGATCATGCTCGATGAAAACATTGTCATAGACCGCTTTTCGTGTCAGTGCCTCAAACGTCGTCTTCCCGACGAACTGTTGGGCATTGCGTGTCATCGCGACTTGGACATGTGCGCCTGCTTGAACGAGTTTTGAAGCGAGTGCAGCTGATTTATAGGAAGCGATTCCACCGCCGACACACAGTAGGATGTTTCGGTTGGTTAACATGTAGGTATCCTCCTTATTGAAAAAAACAGCCACGATGACAAGTGGCTGCTTCAAAATTAGTCTTGCGGTTGGTTCGTGACGGTTACTTCTTCGAAATAAAGCTCTTCTAAAGCTTTCCCGACCGGTTTATGCGATTTTGGGTTCATGACTTTCACGCGTTTCCCGTCTTGGATTTGACGCGCACGCTTAGCGGCAACTGTAACGATTGTATATTTCGATGGTACTTTCTTTTGAAGCTTATCAACTGATGGATATAACATATCACTTAACCTCCATGGCTTTTTTATATAGGGACGCGACACGTTCCCGACTGCAATGTTCCGCTGTGACGATTGCTTGAATACGATCACAGGCTTTATGAATTTCGTCGTTCGTCACGACATAGTCATACGCATCCATCATCTCGATCTCTTCTTTAGCGACGAGAAGACGTTGCTTAATGACTTCCTCCGATTCCGTCCCACGCCCTACGAGGCGGTTCCGTAATTCTTGGAGGCTTGGAGGTGCAAGGAATAAGAAGACAGCTTCAGGAAAATGTTCTTTGACCTGCATGGCCCCTTGAACTTCGATTTCGAGAATGACGTCTTTTCCTTCATCTAGGATCTGGTTCACCCATTCAACTGGTGTTCCATAATAGTTCCCTACGAATTCAGCATATTCCAAGAGTTGATTGTTCGCAATCATCTCTTCGAATTCTTCACGCGATTTAAAGAAGTAATGAACACCATCTACTTCTCCTTCGCGCGGTTGGCGCGTCGTACAGGATACCGAGTAATGCAGATCATTATCCTGATCTTCGCGCAAGGCACGACAGACCGTTCCCTTTCCGACACCACTTGGACCAGATAATACGAGTAATAAGCCACGCTCTTTGAAAATCACTTCAAAACCCCTCCATCTCACAAACTTCACATTGTTTCATATTAGCAGTAGAGACGGGAAGTTCGCAAGTCATCTTTTTTTAGCTCGACTGCTTTATCATACCATAACGATGCCATTTCTGTTACCTTTAGAAAGTGAGAACGAAATCAAGAAAGAAGGTAATCGTATGGCTTTTGACGGATTGATGACGACACGTGTCGTCGAAGAACTCCAACCGCTCGTCGGAGGACGGATCAATAAGGTATACCAGCCTTATACATTGGATTTAGTATTCCAGGTCCGGGCTGAGCGAAAAAACGTATTATTGCTCGCCTCTGCGAATGCCATGTATGCACGGATGCACATTACATCGGAATCGGTCAGCAACCCGAGTGAACCTCCACTCTTTTGTATGATGCTCCGCAAGCATGTCGAAGGTGGGTTCATTGAATCGATCGAACAACTGGAACGTGACCGGATCATCGTCTTACGTGTCCGGTCCCGGAACGAGCTCGGTGATGAGGAAGCGAAAAAAATCTATGTCGAGTTGATGGGACGTCACTCGAATATTATTTTGACGGACGGACAGGATAAGATTCTCGATGCAATCAAACACTTGCCCCTCAGTCAAAATACATTCCGGACGATTATGCCGGGCATGACCTATCAACTCCCACCGGCACAGGATAAAGTGGATCCGCTCACGGGAGATATCGAAAAGACACTCCACCGGATTGACTGGAATGCCGGTAAACTAGATCGACAGTTACTTGGTCTATTCAGTGGTCTGTCTCCACAAATTGCAAAGGAAGTCGTTACGCGGGCAGGTCTTGCGAACCGGACGAACCTTGCTACTGCTTTCCAAGATGTCTTAAATGAACTAAACGGTCCTTATGTATTGCAACGGATGGAAGGCGGCAAGGAACGCTTTGCACCGGTCCGCTTAACGGAAGGATCGATCATCGACGAGAAGACGTTCGAGACAAGTGGTCAAGTTCTCGACGCCTTCTTCCATCAAAAAGCAAACCGCGATCGTGTGAAACAACAGGCAGCCGACCTCGAACGGTTCATTAAGAGTGAATACGATAAGAATATCTTAAAACGCTCAAAACTCGAAAAAGATTTAGAAGCGACGTTACGGATGGACGAGTGGAAACATAAAGGGGAACTGTTGACGACCTATCTCTATCAGCTCGAACGTGGGATGAAGGAAGCGACCGTCGTCGATTACTATGATCCAGACGGTGCTGAAATTACGATCACGCTTGATCCTCGTTTTTCACCGAACGAGAACGCACAACGTTATTACAAACGATATAACAAATTAAAAACTGCCAAAGTCGAAGTCGCGCGCCAGCTTGAGAAGAATCAGGCTGAAATTACGTATTTCGAAAGCTTGCTTGCCCAACTCGATGTCGCATCTCCAGAAGATATTCGGGAAATGCGTGAGGAACTCGTCGAAGAAGGTTATCTACGCGAACGGCAAAAGAAGAAAAAGAAACCGCAACTCCCACAACTCGAAGAATATCGTTCTTCGACCGGTCTCTCGTTCTTCGTCGGAAAAAACAATAAACAAAATGATTACGCAACATTCAAGTTTGGACGCCGGTCCGATACATGGCTACACACGAAGGATATCCCAGGTTCACACGTCATCATTCAAAGTGATGCTCCGGATGAGACGACGCTAAAAGAAGCAGCAATCGTTGCCGCTTACTACTCGAAAGCACGTGAATCAAGCCAAGTTCCCGTTGATTTTACGGAGTTACGTTATGTCAAAAAACCGAGTGGTGCAAAACCTGGATTCGTCATCTATACGGACCAAACGACGCTTTATGTCACACCTGATCCAGATATCGTTCAATCCTTACGTCAATGAATTTACACAAAAACCGCTGTATTCCTAATGAAAAATAAGGAATACAGCGGTTTTTCGTCGTCATTTCATTTTTTCTAATTGTTCCCGGTAATCGAGCAGATGCCCATGAATGATGTCTTTGGCTTCACTTAATTCTTGATCAAATGAAAACATCGCTTGTTTTCGTTCATGCGAGAAGATGACATCATAATGATGACTGAGTAAAAAATCGATTTCCTGACCGAGCGTCTTTTCCTGTTCTTCTGTCATCGGGATGTCTCGATGACTCGCAATGCTTTCAAGTAAGACGAGCAATTTGTCCTCGAGATCGACGAGTTCCTTCAACCGAATGAATGCTTCACTTTGACCACTTGCCACTAACGGATATTTTTGATCTTCTTGTAGCATCAACATCATCTCTTCATGTTTGAGGATTTGTTTACGCACAGCAAGCAAGCGCCCATCGTCTTGCACTAAACTTCGCCAATCTTCCATCAACTGTTGCGTCGTTTTTTTGACGAGTAACAATAAGCGATCCTCATAATGTGGTGGGAAGACAATGTAATTGACGACGACAGCAGATAATACACCGACGACGGTCAATAATGACCGTGATAAAGCATAGTGTACATAATCGGCAGTCGGGCTTTCGAACATCAATACGATCGCAAAAGCAGCGAACGTCGACATATCGGTTCTTCCAATCATCGAATTGAGCACGAGTGAGACGACGACAGCAAGTCCAATCGTTAATGGATTTGCCCCAAGTGTCGCGACGATTGCAAGACCACATATCAAACCGAGCACCGTTCCAAAAATTCGGTTGAAGACGATTTTGAACGAGCGATGGATCGTTGGCTGCATCGCAACGATGGCCGCTACGGCGCCCATGCCGGAGTAAATATCAAAGACGTACCAGGAGATACTGAGAGCGATAGCAACTGCGATTCCTGTTTTAACCGTTCGTAGTCCAATCCGAAATTTCACCTTCACTCGAGCGTCACCTGCCCGACTTCACTATTGACCGTCACTTCTGGCTTCTCTTGTTTCGACAGTTCATAAATCGTTTCATCTTTATTTTTTTGTTTCGTGTATCGATCAGAGACTTTAATGTCCCCTCCTGTATCAATCGTAATCGTACCAGCTGCTTTATCCGGTTTTAATTTCGTCGCACCGTCAATCGTAGTGACGTCGAGGCTCAACTTCGCCATATAGTCTTGTAATGAGACCGTTTCGCCAGCCACTTTTGCATGGACGGCATCCATCTCCTTAACGGTAACTGCACGAGTAGTAGTCAATGCAATCTCATCACCTTTTACTTTGTCGAGATTCATCGTTTCGCCATGCATCTCGATCGTTTTCGCATAGACGCCCATTCCTTTAAGTGTTCCGGCATCGACATCGACGCGGTTCATATAGCTCGGTAGACCAACTTGAATTGTATAATCTGCCGTTTTTTCACTTGGACGATTTCCGAGTCGAGATAGCCAACCATCTCGTCCTGTCACCGTTACCGTATTCGTCGACGTACTGATTTTCAATCGTTTTCCGCTTGATGCACTATCGACGAGCTTGATTTGGACGTTTCCGTCTGAACTACGAACGAATTGTACCGTTGCATGTGGTGCCTCAATGGCAAGTGACTTATAACGATTCGTCGTCTTGAAGGACTCACCGCGCGATAACAGATCTGTTGAGACGAGCAACGTAATCGTATAGACGACTACGAGTCCGAGAACAACCCCACCATATAAATAAAGTGGTCGCTTGACTGGTCCCTTTTCACCAATTCGATTCAATCGCGCATCCATCTTTTGTTTTTGTTTATTTTTTAAGCGCGTAAACGACGATTGTTTACGTTTACGCACACTCCTACTATTATGTTCTTCCATGTCAGCCCCTCCATCTCATGTCTACCATTATTCCGAATATCCGAATCAGCTGTCAACAGCTCCCTTTTTATCATAGAAGAAGTTCATCGTTTCGCCATCGGGCGGAAGAAGGAAGCATGATTAAAAAATGGCGACAAAAAGGAGAGGAACGATGACGTTTCCTCTCCTTTCGTAAGATCCGACTTACAGTTCGAGTGATTCTCCGATTGCAAGTGGATGACCTGTTTGACCTTGCGCTTCAATTTTTTCAGAGAACGCTTTTGCATCTTGTTTAATTAAATCAAATGTATCGTAATGGATGGGTACGACGGCTTTGGCTTGCAACATATCTGCTGCAATCAACGCGTCATCCGGTCCCATCGTGAAGTTATCACCAATCGGTAAAAAGGCTAAATCGATTTCGTGATGTGCACCGTAAAGGGCTAAATCCCCGAATAGTGCCGTATCACCAGCATGATAGATTTCTTTGCCTTCAATCGTCAGCAAGAAACCAGCCGGCATCCCCATATACGTAATTGTTTGCTTTTCCTCATCGATGATACTTGATGAATGGAATGCCTGCGTCATCTTGACTTTACCAAATGGGAATTCAAACTGTCCGCCGAGGTTCATTGGATGGACATTGAGTCCTTTAAAGCTCAAATACGTCGCTAGTTCATGCGTTGCGATGATTGTCGCACCGGTTGCTTTTGCAATACGTTCCGCATCAAGCATATGATCGGCATGGGCATGTGTTAACAAAATAAAGTCTGCCTTGACGTCATCGGGATTCGTCGTCGCTTTTTCATTGCCACTAAAGAATGGATCGATGACGAGGTGATGCCCGTTCGTCTCAATCGTTACAGTTGACTGTCCGTGATAAGTTAGCTTCATCTACTTCACTGCCTCTCGATTAGGATTCGGATAGTTGATTCCCTTCCCCCCACGCACATAAACCTTTCATGGCAGGTTGCAGTGTGAATGCCGCGTCCGTCAATTTATATTCGACGTGCAGAACGGCTTCATCATATTCAATCCGTTCAATCATTCCGAGTCGTTCGAGTTCTTTTAGCTGATCGGTCAAGACCTTTCGAGAAATTCCAGGAATCGCACGTTGTAACTCTAAAAAACGTTTCGGACCGTTCTCTAACGTGCAATATAATTGTGGACGCCATTTTCCGCCGATGATGGCGAGCGCCCGATTGACCGGAAATTGTTCTGTCGACATGTTGTTCTCTCCTCCACAGTAGTTACTTCAAAGTGCGTACTATGCAATCGAGTGTAGCGTAAGTTAGAGTATGCGTAAATCATTTTGCAAAAGGAGTGTTAACTATGACGTATCCACGTAATTTTTCTCACATCGGTCTTTCTGTACCGAATCTCGACGAAGCCGTTCGTTTTTATCAAGAGGTGATGGGCTGGTATATCATCATGGAACCATCTGATGTCCTCGAAGATGATTCTGCCATCGGTGTCATGTGTACGGATGTCTTTGGTGCAGGATGGAACAAGTTCCGGATTGCCCACATGGCGACAGGTGATCGCATCGGGATTGAACTGTTTGAGTTCCCAAACAATGAGCAACCAGAGAACAACTTCGAATTCTGGAAAACAGGTATCTTCCATTATGCGATCCAAGATCCAGACGTCGAAGGACTCGTTGAAAAAATCGTCGCCCATGGGGGTAAACAACGGATGCCGATCCGTGAGTACTACCCGGGAGACAAGCCTTACCGGATGGTCTACTGTGAGGATCCGTTCGGTAACCTCGTCGAAATTTACTCTCACTCATATGAACTGACGTATTCGGAAGGAGCGTATTAAACATGAAAGCATGGTTAAACCACTCAGGCACAGCCATTGATCAATGGACGTTCGAAGAAGTCGAGACACCAACGCCAGCAGAAGGGCAAGCCTTGATTCGTGTCAAGACGGTCGCCTTGAATCCCGTCGACTATAAAGCAACAAACAATCCAGCTTGGTCGTTCCCCCATATTCCAGGTGTTGATTTAGCTGGCGTCGTCGAACAAATCGGACCTGGCGCAGAAGTGAAAATTGGCGATCGTGTAGCGATTCATACGAACTTACAACGCAATGGTGCATTTGCCGAGTTCGCGCTTGTCGATACACGTGCTCTTGCCCTGATTCCGGAAGAGGTTTCTTTTGCAGAAGCAGCCGCGATTTTATGCGCAGGGATGACAGCGTATGAAGCGATCGTTCAAAAAATGAACACGACGGGGAAAGAAACGATTCTTATCCATGCTGGTGCAGGTGGTGTCGGCGGTATCGGTATCCAACTTGCAAAACGGCTTGGTCTTTCCGTCGCGACGACTGCTTCAACGGAAAATCATAAATGGGTTAAGCAACTTGGTGCCGACCTTGCCATCGATTATAAAAAAGAAAATGTAACAGAGGTCATTCGAGACTGGACGAACGGTCGCGGTGCTGACTTGATTTTCAATACGATTGGTCGCGACGAAGCAACAGCGGATCTTGGACGCCTTGCTTTCTCGGGTCAACTTGCTTTCATCGCCGGCGGTCCTGATCAATCCGTCGTCAAACCGTTCACGCTCTCACCATCGATTCACGAAGTGGCACTTGCTGCTGCTTACGCGAGCGAAGATGACCGAGCGATCCGTAACCTTGGACATATGGCAAGCGAATTACTAAAACTTGTCGCAGCAAAAGAACTTGATCCACTCGTCACGGAAGAGATTCCAGCAGCAGATATCGTCAAAGGTTTACAACGTTTATCTGAGCGTCACGTCCGCGGTAAAATCATCGCTAAATTTAATTAAAATGTTCTGCGACACAAAATAGCCGATCGTCCTTAAATAATAGGACGGTCGGCTATTGTCGTACTCTATTTTTTGCTTCCTGAACGTTGGCTGAAAAAGCATCAGTCCATCTTCATCGATAGCGAGCTTGTTTCTTGATATGTAAGGATCGTCCGACTAACTCGAATCCCACATGTTGATAAATCTTATTCGCCGTCTGATTCGACCAATCTGTATAGAGCGTCACGACTGGGTAAGATTGTAGCAAGTGTTCAGAGAGTTTAGCTACAAGGTAAGAAGCATATCCATTTCCACGTAGTTCTTTTGGAGTATAGACATAAGAGATCGTAATACCTGTTTGTGTCGGACGCGTTGCTGCTGCCATTGCGACGAGCATTGATCCACTAAACACTCCGAACAAACTTCCTTGTTCGATGTGTCGCGTCATCGACTGATGGAGTTGCGTGAGTTGTCGATCAGACGGTCGCGATTCAACTTCGTTCAAAAAACCCGTCGCAAACTGGATCGCATGTCGTGCTTCTTGTTTCGGGATCTCTTGGAAAATGACACCTTCAGGTATGCGCGGCATCACTACCTTCGTCAAGGCATACATGCCCTGCTCCATATGCACGTCATAGATCGAATGCGGCAATAAAAGTGGATCTAAGATCGACTGTTCTCCAACGAACCCTGGACTATCCAAAATACGCGCTAGCTTTCGAATCCCTTCCTTTGAAAACACATCGCCTGCGACAATCGCTTGCTCCGGTATCGTTTGTAAAATGACAAGGCGTCGATCGCCTTCTTGTGCCGTTGCCATCAGGAGCGGCTCATCTCCCCGTTCCAATATACCTAGAATCAACTGATGCGTATCTGGACGTTTAAGCAGAAACGGGAGGACGACCATTTTGAATTGTTCATAATCACGATAATGCGTCACCATAGTCGACGACCTCCTTTATTTTTATAGTGTACCAAATCATACACTAGAAATCGTAGGTCGTCCGACGGAATCGATGATTTTTAAACGTTTGCAGTAAAACGCTCGCTCCAAGCAACCGGGTCTTTCGACCAGTTCGCGAGTTGATTCTGTTCTTCTATTGTAATATCACCTTGTTGTTGTGCCGTTTCGAGTAACGCTTCGAACGACAGTAGTGCATCCGCGTCAATCTTCGCGTCTCGGAGATTATTCGACAAGCGTTCCATCCCGTAAGAGAAGATCGCTTGAATGCGAATGACGTTCGCGCCCTTTGCTTGGAGTGCTTCTGCTGCCTCGATTGCCGACATTCCAGTCGATAATAAATCCTCGATGACGACGACGCGTTGCCCTGGTTGAATGACACCTTCGATTTGATTCCCTTTTCCGTGTTTCTTATTGCCACTTCGCACGTAGACCATCGGTAACCCTAATCGTTCCGCGACGAATGCCGCATGCGGAATACCTGCCGTCGCTGTTCCAGCAACGACTTCGATTCCTAAATCCTTCACTTTCTCAGCGAGTGCATCTGCGATCAAGGAGCGGACTTCTGGATACGAAAGGGTCAACCGATTATCGCAATAGATCGGCGAACGGAGCCCACTCGCCCACGTATACGGATCGTTTGGAGATAACGTGACAGCTTTGATACGGAGTAATGCATTTGCAATTGGATTTACCATGATAATTGCCCCTTCCATTCTTCGAGTAACGTCTGATAGACCTGTTCGGGATGTTTGGCACGTGTAATCGGGCGACCAATTACTAAATCCGTCGCTCCATTTCGACGAGCGTCTAGAACGGTCGAGACCCGCTTTTGATCATCTGATTCACTGCTTGAAGGACGAATACCCGGTGTGACGAAACGGAACTCCGTTCGGCAAACTCCGACCAGTTCAGGAAGATCGAGCGCTGAACAGACGACACCGTCTAGTCCCGCTGCTTCTGCCAGTTGCGCATACTCACGAA
This window of the Exiguobacterium acetylicum genome carries:
- the priA gene encoding primosomal protein N', whose translation is MIAEVIVDVAAATVDRPFDYAVPELWQELIVPGMRVEVPFGPRALLGIVVGTKATSDLTNVKEIVRVLDETPTYTEELLELSAYLSETTLCFQATALLAMLPAALKVSYDKLVIVESGPLRIYHGKKMSQLPTEVQQIVLTAAKQAEVTLQPVIREKKTSKTDKRIRLLEEQATFTKQASQQAALYTYIQEFPNALWSEVKQATGATSATLNALEKKHIIQVETIDVRRNPYEHLVQDIFVPSSLTEKQQEAVSAITAEAETGTFLLHGVTGSGKTEVYLESIHAQLERGRQAILLVPEISLTPMMVKRFKRRFGERVAVLHSGLSLGEKYDEWRKIAQGEVDVVVGARSAVFAPLTNIGIIILDEEHETTYKQEENPRYHTRDVAKWRAAYHRCPVVLGSATPLLETYARAQKGVYRYLPLRERFGGELPPVDIVDMRKELERGNRTPFSLALVEGIKERIERGEQTVLLLNRRGYTTFVLCRDCGETLQCPHCAVNLTYHQHEDRLKCHYCGFEAAMPKTCPSCESTKIRQFGTGTQKIEEELAHLIPEARIIRMDQDTTSRKGAHEKLLDAFERKEGNILLGTQMIAKGLDFPNVTLVGVIAADATLGIPDFRASERTFQLITQVSGRAGRGQLAGQSIIQTYNPEHYVIQTAKQHDFETFYKREMQLRKLGGHPPFWFLGLITVSAAHPLEAQAEAQQIATELRAFESEDLVVNGPFDAPLARLKNMYRQQVLIKHKGQEDVRTHLRDILSRRQKSKTQVAIDLNPFVFM
- the coaBC gene encoding bifunctional phosphopantothenoylcysteine decarboxylase/phosphopantothenate--cysteine ligase CoaBC — translated: MLTNRNILLCVGGGIASYKSAALASKLVQAGAHVQVAMTRNAQQFVGKTTFEALTRKAVYDNVFIEHDPSKIAHIDLADEADLIVVAPATANLIAKLAHGIADDFITTTILAATCPVIVAPAMNVNMLEHPATVRNIEQLKQDGVQVIAPGVGNLACGWVGKGRLPEPEDLVATLSTFFEEKYLAGRKVLISAGPTVERIDPVRYLTNDSSGKTGIALAEAARDAGADVTLVHGPLRIGLPTGVATIAVESGEEMLEAMLRDYELQDIVIMSAAVADYRPSVQYDQKQKKIHGPLRIELEETTDILKTLGEQKQHQLLVGFAAETTDVETFAKQKLVRKKADFIVANDVSRSDIGFVSDENEVVVFGKNDSVIRYNQQLKSTLAKALMRQFAEALA
- the rpoZ gene encoding DNA-directed RNA polymerase subunit omega, which codes for MLYPSVDKLQKKVPSKYTIVTVAAKRARQIQDGKRVKVMNPKSHKPVGKALEELYFEEVTVTNQPQD
- the gmk gene encoding guanylate kinase translates to MFKERGLLLVLSGPSGVGKGTVCRALREDQDNDLHYSVSCTTRQPREGEVDGVHYFFKSREEFEEMIANNQLLEYAEFVGNYYGTPVEWVNQILDEGKDVILEIEVQGAMQVKEHFPEAVFLFLAPPSLQELRNRLVGRGTESEEVIKQRLLVAKEEIEMMDAYDYVVTNDEIHKACDRIQAIVTAEHCSRERVASLYKKAMEVK
- a CDS encoding Rqc2 family fibronectin-binding protein, which translates into the protein MAFDGLMTTRVVEELQPLVGGRINKVYQPYTLDLVFQVRAERKNVLLLASANAMYARMHITSESVSNPSEPPLFCMMLRKHVEGGFIESIEQLERDRIIVLRVRSRNELGDEEAKKIYVELMGRHSNIILTDGQDKILDAIKHLPLSQNTFRTIMPGMTYQLPPAQDKVDPLTGDIEKTLHRIDWNAGKLDRQLLGLFSGLSPQIAKEVVTRAGLANRTNLATAFQDVLNELNGPYVLQRMEGGKERFAPVRLTEGSIIDEKTFETSGQVLDAFFHQKANRDRVKQQAADLERFIKSEYDKNILKRSKLEKDLEATLRMDEWKHKGELLTTYLYQLERGMKEATVVDYYDPDGAEITITLDPRFSPNENAQRYYKRYNKLKTAKVEVARQLEKNQAEITYFESLLAQLDVASPEDIREMREELVEEGYLRERQKKKKKPQLPQLEEYRSSTGLSFFVGKNNKQNDYATFKFGRRSDTWLHTKDIPGSHVIIQSDAPDETTLKEAAIVAAYYSKARESSQVPVDFTELRYVKKPSGAKPGFVIYTDQTTLYVTPDPDIVQSLRQ
- a CDS encoding FUSC family protein; protein product: MKVKFRIGLRTVKTGIAVAIALSISWYVFDIYSGMGAVAAIVAMQPTIHRSFKIVFNRIFGTVLGLICGLAIVATLGANPLTIGLAVVVSLVLNSMIGRTDMSTFAAFAIVLMFESPTADYVHYALSRSLLTVVGVLSAVVVNYIVFPPHYEDRLLLLVKKTTQQLMEDWRSLVQDDGRLLAVRKQILKHEEMMLMLQEDQKYPLVASGQSEAFIRLKELVDLEDKLLVLLESIASHRDIPMTEEQEKTLGQEIDFLLSHHYDVIFSHERKQAMFSFDQELSEAKDIIHGHLLDYREQLEKMK
- a CDS encoding metal-dependent hydrolase yields the protein MKLTYHGQSTVTIETNGHHLVIDPFFSGNEKATTNPDDVKADFILLTHAHADHMLDAERIAKATGATIIATHELATYLSFKGLNVHPMNLGGQFEFPFGKVKMTQAFHSSSIIDEEKQTITYMGMPAGFLLTIEGKEIYHAGDTALFGDLALYGAHHEIDLAFLPIGDNFTMGPDDALIAADMLQAKAVVPIHYDTFDLIKQDAKAFSEKIEAQGQTGHPLAIGESLEL
- a CDS encoding winged helix-turn-helix transcriptional regulator, with product MSTEQFPVNRALAIIGGKWRPQLYCTLENGPKRFLELQRAIPGISRKVLTDQLKELERLGMIERIEYDEAVLHVEYKLTDAAFTLQPAMKGLCAWGEGNQLSES